One part of the Phragmites australis chromosome 3, lpPhrAust1.1, whole genome shotgun sequence genome encodes these proteins:
- the LOC133911894 gene encoding beta-glucosidase 6 isoform X1 has protein sequence MGRIKSGRRVTLPLLLLLGVALQGCTAQGGGGLTRGSFPKGFVFGTASAAYQYEGAVKVDGRGQTIWDTFAHTFGKIIDFSNADVAVDQYHRFEEDIQLMADMGMDAYRFSIAWSRILPNGTGQVNQAGIDHYNKLIDALLSKGIQPYVTLYHWDLPQALEDRYNGWLDRQIVNDFSAYAETCFKAFGERVKHWITLNEPHTVAIQGYDAGLQAPGRCSVLLHLYCKSGNSGTEPYIVAHNLILAHAMASDIYRRRYKATQGGQLGIAFDVMWFEPMTNSTIDIEAAKRAQEFQLGWFADPFFFGDYPATMRTRVADRLPKFTADEAALVKGALDFVGINHYTTYYTRHNNNSIIGKLLNDTLADTGTISLPFDKNGKPIGDRANSIWLYIVPSGMRSLMNYVKERYNSPPVYITENGMDDSNNAFISIKDALKDSKRIKYHNDYLTNLAASIKEDGCDVRGYFAWSLLDNWEWAAGYSSRFGLHFVDYKNNLKRYPKNSVQWFKTLLSSS, from the exons atggggAGGATAAAGAGTGGGCGACGCGTGACACTGCCGCTGCTTCTCCTCCTTGGAGTGGCGCTGCAAGGATGCACTGCGCAGGGCGGAGGAGGGCTCACGCGGGGGAGCTTCCCCAAGGGATTTGTGTTCGGCACCGCCTCCGCCGCATACCAG TACGAGGGAGCCGTGAAGGTGGATGGGAGAGGACAAACCATCTGGGACACGTTTGCACACACTTTCG GCAAGATCATCGACTTCAGCAATGCTGATGTCGCAGTCGATCAGTACCACCGTTTTGAG GAGGATATACAGCTCATGGCAGACATGGGGATGGACGCGTATCGGTTTTCGATTGCCTGGTCGAGGATTTTGCCAA ATGGTACTGGTCAAGTCAATCAGGCTGGCATCGACCACTACAACAAATTGATTGATGCACTACTATCGAAAG GAATTCAGCCATATGTCACCCTCTACCACTGGGACCTCCCCCAGGCCCTGGAGGACAGGTATAACGGATGGCTTGACAGGCAGATAGT TAACGATTTCTCCGCATATGCCGAGACATGCTTCAAGGCATTCGGAGAGCGTGTGAAGCACTGGATCACGCTCAACGAGCCGCACACAGTTGCCATTCAGGGCTACGACGCCGGGCTGCAGGCACCAGGGCGATGTTCTGTGCTGCTCCATCTGTACTGCAAGTCAGGGAATTCAGGCACCGAGCCCTACATTGTCGCCCACAACCTCATCCTAGCTCATGCCATGGCTTCAGACATTTACAGGAGGAGATACAAG GCGACTCAGGGTGGCCAACTTGGGATTGCATTTGACGTCATGTGGTTCGAACCGATGACGAATAGTACAATTGACATTGAAGCTGCCAAAAGAGCACAAGAGTTTCAGCTAGGATG GTTCGCGGATCCGTTCTTCTTTGGCGATTACCCGGCGACAATGAGGACGCGGGTTGCAGACAGGCTGCCCAAGTTCACAGCAGATGAGGCTGCCCTTGTCAAGGGGGCACTGGACTTTGTGGGCATAAACCACTACACCACTTACTACACCAGGCATAACAACAACAGCATCATCGGAAAACTACTGAATGACACCTTGGCAGACACCGGAACCATCAGCCTTC CCTTCGACAAGAATGGGAAACCGATTGGAGATAGG GCCAATTCGATATGGCTGTACATCGTACCCAGCGGGATGAGGAGCCTGATGAACTACGTCAAGGAGAGGTACAACAGCCCGCCGGTTTACATCACTGAAAACG GGATGGATGACAGCAACAACGCCTTCATCTCCATCAAGGACGCCCTCAAGGACAGCAAGAGGATCAAGTACCACAACGACTACCTCACCAACCTCGCTGCCTCCATAAA GGAGGACGGGTGCGACGTGCGTGGGTACTTCGCGTGGTCTCTGCTGGACAACTGGGAGTGGGCGGCCGGATACTCCTCGAGATTCGGGCTCCACTTCGTGGACTACAAGAACAATCTCAAGAGATACCCCAAGAACTCGGTGCAGTGGTTCAAGACCCTGCTGAGCTCCAGCTGA
- the LOC133911894 gene encoding beta-glucosidase 6 isoform X2 yields MHCAGRRRAHAGELPQGICVRHRLRRIPGKIIDFSNADVAVDQYHRFEEDIQLMADMGMDAYRFSIAWSRILPNGTGQVNQAGIDHYNKLIDALLSKGIQPYVTLYHWDLPQALEDRYNGWLDRQIVNDFSAYAETCFKAFGERVKHWITLNEPHTVAIQGYDAGLQAPGRCSVLLHLYCKSGNSGTEPYIVAHNLILAHAMASDIYRRRYKATQGGQLGIAFDVMWFEPMTNSTIDIEAAKRAQEFQLGWFADPFFFGDYPATMRTRVADRLPKFTADEAALVKGALDFVGINHYTTYYTRHNNNSIIGKLLNDTLADTGTISLPFDKNGKPIGDRANSIWLYIVPSGMRSLMNYVKERYNSPPVYITENGMDDSNNAFISIKDALKDSKRIKYHNDYLTNLAASIKEDGCDVRGYFAWSLLDNWEWAAGYSSRFGLHFVDYKNNLKRYPKNSVQWFKTLLSSS; encoded by the exons ATGCACTGCGCAGGGCGGAGGAGGGCTCACGCGGGGGAGCTTCCCCAAGGGATTTGTGTTCGGCACCGCCTCCGCCGCATACCAG GCAAGATCATCGACTTCAGCAATGCTGATGTCGCAGTCGATCAGTACCACCGTTTTGAG GAGGATATACAGCTCATGGCAGACATGGGGATGGACGCGTATCGGTTTTCGATTGCCTGGTCGAGGATTTTGCCAA ATGGTACTGGTCAAGTCAATCAGGCTGGCATCGACCACTACAACAAATTGATTGATGCACTACTATCGAAAG GAATTCAGCCATATGTCACCCTCTACCACTGGGACCTCCCCCAGGCCCTGGAGGACAGGTATAACGGATGGCTTGACAGGCAGATAGT TAACGATTTCTCCGCATATGCCGAGACATGCTTCAAGGCATTCGGAGAGCGTGTGAAGCACTGGATCACGCTCAACGAGCCGCACACAGTTGCCATTCAGGGCTACGACGCCGGGCTGCAGGCACCAGGGCGATGTTCTGTGCTGCTCCATCTGTACTGCAAGTCAGGGAATTCAGGCACCGAGCCCTACATTGTCGCCCACAACCTCATCCTAGCTCATGCCATGGCTTCAGACATTTACAGGAGGAGATACAAG GCGACTCAGGGTGGCCAACTTGGGATTGCATTTGACGTCATGTGGTTCGAACCGATGACGAATAGTACAATTGACATTGAAGCTGCCAAAAGAGCACAAGAGTTTCAGCTAGGATG GTTCGCGGATCCGTTCTTCTTTGGCGATTACCCGGCGACAATGAGGACGCGGGTTGCAGACAGGCTGCCCAAGTTCACAGCAGATGAGGCTGCCCTTGTCAAGGGGGCACTGGACTTTGTGGGCATAAACCACTACACCACTTACTACACCAGGCATAACAACAACAGCATCATCGGAAAACTACTGAATGACACCTTGGCAGACACCGGAACCATCAGCCTTC CCTTCGACAAGAATGGGAAACCGATTGGAGATAGG GCCAATTCGATATGGCTGTACATCGTACCCAGCGGGATGAGGAGCCTGATGAACTACGTCAAGGAGAGGTACAACAGCCCGCCGGTTTACATCACTGAAAACG GGATGGATGACAGCAACAACGCCTTCATCTCCATCAAGGACGCCCTCAAGGACAGCAAGAGGATCAAGTACCACAACGACTACCTCACCAACCTCGCTGCCTCCATAAA GGAGGACGGGTGCGACGTGCGTGGGTACTTCGCGTGGTCTCTGCTGGACAACTGGGAGTGGGCGGCCGGATACTCCTCGAGATTCGGGCTCCACTTCGTGGACTACAAGAACAATCTCAAGAGATACCCCAAGAACTCGGTGCAGTGGTTCAAGACCCTGCTGAGCTCCAGCTGA